A window of the Lagopus muta isolate bLagMut1 chromosome 1, bLagMut1 primary, whole genome shotgun sequence genome harbors these coding sequences:
- the LOC125690211 gene encoding histone H2B 5 isoform X1: protein MPEPAKSAPAPKKGSKKAVTKTQKKGDKKRRKSRKESYSIYVYKVLKQVHPDTGISSKAMGIMNSFVNDIFERIAGEASRLAHYNKRSTITSREIQTAVRLLLPGELAKHAVSEGTKAVTKYTSSK from the coding sequence ATGCCCGAGCCGGCCAAGTCCGCGCCCGCCCCCAAGAAGGGCTCCAAGAAGGCGGTCACCAAGACCCAGAAGAAGGGCGACAAGAAAAGGCGGAAGAGCCGCAAGGAGAGCTACTCGATCTACGTGTACAAGGTGCTGAAGCAGGTGCACCCCGACACGGGCATCTCGTCCAAGGCCATGGGCATCATGAACTCGTTCGTCAACGACATCTTCGAGCGTATTGCCGGCGAGGCGTCGCGCCTGGCGCACTACAACAAGCGCTCGACCATCACGTCGCGGGAGATCCAGACGGCCGtgcggctgctgctgcccggcGAGCTGGCCAAGCACGCGGTCTCCGAGGGCACCAAGGCGGTCACCAAGTACACCAGCTCCAAGTAG
- the LOC125690100 gene encoding histone H1.11R, protein MAETAPAAAPAASPAPAAKAAAKKPKKAAGGAKARKPAGPSVTELITKAVSASKERKGLSLAALKKALAAGGYDVEKNNSRIKLGLKSLVSKGTLVQTKGTGASGSFRLSKKPGEGMEKTPRKRTSAAKAKKPAAKKPVSAAKKPKKAVAVKKSPKKVKKPAAATTKKAAKSPKKTAKASKPKKVVAAKSPAKAKAVKPKAAKPKATKPKAAKTKKAAPKKK, encoded by the coding sequence ATGGCCGAGACCGCTCCTGCTGCAGCGCCCGCCGCCTCCCCGGCCCCCGCGGCCAAGGCCGCCGCCAAGAAGCCGAAGAAGGCGGCGGGCGGCGCCAAAGCCCGCAAGCCCGCGGGCCCCAGCGTCACCGAGCTGATCACCAAGGCCGTGTCCGCCTCCAAGGAGCGCAAGGGGCTCTCCCTCGCCGCGCTCAAGAAGGCGCTGGCCGCCGGCGGCTACGACGTGGAGAAGAACAACAGCCGCATCAAGCTGGGGCTCAAGAGCCTCGTTAGCAAGGGCACCCTGGTGCAGACCAAGGGCACCGGCGCCTCCGGCTCCTTTCGGCTCAGCAAGAAGCCGGGAGAGGGCATGGAGAAAACTCCTAGGAAGAGAACATCTGCTGCTAAAGCCAAGAAGCCGGCGGCCAAGAAACCTGTCAGTGCTGCCAAGAAGCCCAAGAAAGCAGTGGCAGTGAAGAAGAGTCCTAAGAAAGTGAAGAAGCCAGCGGCTGCCACCACAAAGAAGGCAGCAAAGAGCCCCAAGAAGACTGCCAAAGCTTCCAAGCCCAAAAAGGTAGTGGCTGCCAAGAGCCCGGCCAAGGCAAAGGCGGTGAAGCCCAAAGCTGCCAAGCCCAAGGCAACCAAACCGAAGGCAGCAAAGACAAAGAAGGCGGCCCCCAAGAAGAAGTAA
- the LOC125690159 gene encoding histone H2A-IV has protein sequence MSGRGKQGGKARAKAKSRSSRAGLQFPVGRVHRLLRKGNYAERVGAGAPVYLAAVLEYLTAEILELAGNAARDNKKTRIIPRHLQLAIRNDEELNKLLGKVTIAQGGVLPNIQAVLLPKKTDSHKAKAK, from the coding sequence ATGTCTGGCCGCGGGAAGCAGGGCGGGAAGGCGCGCGCCAAGGCCAAGTCGCGCTCGTCGCGGGCCGGGCTGCAGTTCCCCGTGGGCCGTGTGCACCGGCTGCTGCGCAAAGGCAACTACGCGGAGCGGGTGGGCGCCGGCGCCCCGGTGTACCTGGCGGCCGTGCTGGAGTACCTGACGGCCGAGATCCTGGAGCTGGCGGGCAACGCGGCCCGCGACAACAAGAAGACGCGCATCATCCCTCGCCACCTGCAGCTGGCCATCCGCAACGACGAGGAGCTCAACAAGCTGCTGGGCAAGGTCACCATCGCGCAGGGCGGGGTGCTGCCCAACATCCAGGCCGTGCTGCTGCCCAAGAAAACCGACAGCCACAAGGCTAAGGCCAAGTGA